In one Macaca nemestrina isolate mMacNem1 chromosome 2, mMacNem.hap1, whole genome shotgun sequence genomic region, the following are encoded:
- the LOC105480427 gene encoding ubiquitin carboxyl-terminal hydrolase 19 isoform X26, producing MSGGASATGPRRGPPGLEDATSKKRQKDRANQESKDGDPRKETGSRYVAQAGLELLASGDPSASASCAAGITGSCHHSRLFFPSLSGSASTPREEQTKEELLLDWRQSAEEVIVKLHVGVGPLQLEDIDAAFTDTDCVVRFAGGQQWGGVFYAEIKSSCAKVQTRKGSLLHLTLPKKVPMLTWPSLLKPLGTQELVPGLQCQENGQELSPTALEPGPEPHRAKQEARNQKRAQGRGEVGSGAGPGAQAGPSAKRAVHLCRGPEGEGSRDDPGPRGDAPPFVADPATQVEADEQLCIPPVNPQTCLLGSEENLALLAGEKAVSPGNDPVSPAVVRSRNSGKDDRAKEEMAVAADAATLVDEPESMVNLAFVKNDSYEKGPDSVVVHVYVKEICRDTSRVLFREQDFTLIFQTRDGNFLRLHPGCGPHTIFRWQVKLRNLIEPEQCTFCFTASRIDICLRKRQSQRWGGLEAPATRGAVGGAKVAVPTGPTPLDSTPPGGAPHPLTGQEEARAMEKDKSKARSEDTGLESVATRTPMEHVTPKPETHLASPKPTCMVPPMPHSPVSGDSVEEEEEEEKKVCLPGFTGLVNLGNTCFMNSVIQSLSNTRELRDFFHDRSFEAEINYNNPLGTGGRLAIGFAVLLRALWKGTHHAFQPSKLKAIVASKASQFTGYAQHDAQEFMAFLLDGLHEDLNRIQNKPYTETVDSDGRPDEVVAEEAWQRHKMRNDSFIVDLFQGQYKSKLVCPVCAKVSITFDPFLYLPVPLPQKQKVLPVFYFAREPHSKPIKFLVSVSKENSTASEVLDSLSQSVRVKPENLRLAEVIKNRFHRVFLPSHSLDTVSPSDMLLCFELLSPELAKERVVVLEVQQRPQVPSVPISKCAACQRKQQSEDEKLKRCTRCYRVGYCNQLCQKTHWPDHKGLCRPENIGYPFLVSVPASRLTYARLAQLLEGYARYSVSVFQPPFQPGRMALESQSPGCTTLLSTGSLEAGDSERDPIQPPELQLVTPMAEGDTGLPRVWAAPDRGPVPSTSGISSEILASGPTEVGSLPAGERVSRPEAAVPGYQHPSEAMNAHTPQFFIYKIDSSNREQRLEDKGDTPLELGDDCSLALVWRNNERLQEFVLVASKELECAEDPGSAGEAARAGHFTLDQCLNLFTRPEVLAPEEAWYCPQCKQHREASKQLLLWRLPNVLIVQLKRFSFRSFIWRDKINDLVEFPVRNLDLSKFCIGQKEEQLPSYDLYAVINHYGGMIGGHYTACARLPNDRSSQRSDVGWRLFDDSTVTTVDESQVVTRYAYVLFYRRRNSPVERPPRAGHSEHHPDLGPAAEAAASQGLGPGQAPEVAPMRTAPERFAPPVDRPAPTYSNMEEVD from the exons ATGTCTGGCGGGGCCAGTGCCACAGGCCCAAGGAGAGGGCCCCCAGGACTGGAGGACGCAACTAGTAAGAAGAGGCAGAAGGATCGAGCAAACCAGGAGAGCAAGGATGGAGATCCTAGGAAAG agacagggtctcgatatgttgcccaggctggtcttgaacttctggcctcaggtgatccttctgcctcagcctcctgcgcagctgggatcacaggctcatgccaccattcccggctgtTCTTTCCTTCATTGTCAGGGTCAGCATCCACTCCTCGGGAGGAGCAGACCAAAGAGG AGTTGTTGCTCGattggaggcagagtgcagaagAGGTGATTGTCAAGCTTCATGTGGGAGTAGGTCCCTTGCAGCTGGAGGATATAGATGCTGCTTTCACAGATACGGACTGTGTGGTGCGGTTTGCAG GTGGTCAGCAGTGGGGTGGTGTCTTCTATGCTGAGATAAAAAGCTCTTGTGCTAAAGTGCAAACCCGCAAGGGTAGTCTCCTGCACCTGACACTGCCCAAAAAGGTGCCTATGCTCACGTGGCCCTCCCTCCTG AAACCTCTAGGGACCCAGGAGCTGGTGCCGGGGCTGCAGTGCCAGGAGAATGGGCAGGAACTGTCTCCCACTGCCCTGGAGCCAGGCCCTGAGCCCCACCGGGCTAAGCAGGAGGCCCGGAACCAGAAGCGGGCCCAGGGCCGTGGTGAGGTAGGCTCAGGGGCTGGCCCCGGGGCCCAGGCAGGGCCCAGCGCCAAGAGGGCTGTGCATCTCTGCAGAGGGCCAGAGGGGGAGGGGTCCAGGGATGACCCTGGACCCCGGGGTGATGCCCCACCCTTCGTGGCTGACCCGGCCACTCAG GTTGAGGCTGATGAACAGCTTTGCATACCACCGGTGAACCCCCAaacctgcctcctgggctcagaggaGAATTTAGCCCTTTTGGCAGGAGAGAAAGCAGTGTCTCCTGGGAATGACCCAGTCTCTCCAGCCGTGGTCCGGAGCAGAAACTCTGGGAAAGATGACCGTGCCAAGGAGGAGATGGCAGTGGCAGCAGATGCTGCAACCTTGGTGGATG AGCCCGAGTCGATGGTGAACCTGGCATTTGTCAAGAATGACTCGTATGAGAAGGGCCCGGATTCAGTGGTGGTGCACGTGTACGTGAAGGAGATCTGCAGGGACACCTCGAGAGTACTTTTTCGTGAGCAGGACTTCACACTCATCTTCCAGACCAG GGATGGAAACTTCCTGAGGCTGCACCCAGGCTGTGGGCCCCACACCATCTTCCGTTGGCAGGTGAAGCTCAG GAATCTGATTGAGCCAGAGCAGTGCACCTTCTGTTTCACGGCTTCTCGCATCGACATCTGCCTTCGTAAGAGGCAGAGTCAGCGCTGGGGGGGCCTGGAGGCCCCGGCTACACGAG GTGCAGTGGGTGGTGCAAAGGTTGCCGTGCCGACAGGTCCAACCCCTCTGGATTCAACCCCACCAGGAGGtgctccccaccccctgacaggccagGAGGAGGCCCGGGCTATGGAGAAGGATAAATCCAAGGCACGATCTGAGGACACAGGGCTAGAGAGTGTGGCAACCCGCACACCTATGGAGCATGTAACCCCAAAGCCAGAGACACACCTGGCGTCG CCCAAGCCTACATGTATGGTGCCTCCCATGCCCCACAGCCCAGTTAGTGGAGATAgcgtggaggaggaggaagaggaagagaagaaagtgtGTCTGCCAGGCTTCACTGGCCTTGTCAATTTAGGCAACACCTGCTTCATGAACAGCGTCATTCAGTCTCTGTCCAACACTCGGGAACTCCGGGACTTCTTCCATG ACCGCTCCTTTGAGGCTGAGATCAACTACAACAACCCACTAGGGACTGGTGGGCGTCTGGCCATTGGCTTTGCTGTGCTGCTTCGGGCGCTGTGGAAGGGCACCCACCATGCCTTCCAGCCTTCCAAGTTGAAG GCCATTGTGGCGAGTAAGGCCAGCCAGTTCACAGGCTATGCGCAGCATGATGCCCAGGAGTTCATGGCTTTCCTGCTGGATGGGCTGCACGAGGACCTGAATCGCATTCAGAACAAGCCCTACACAGAGACCGTGGACTCAGATGGGCGACCCGATGAG GTGGTAGCTGAGGAAGCATGGCAGCGGCACAAGATGAGGAATGACTCTTTCATCGTGGACCTATTTCAGGGGCAGTACAAGTCGAAGCTGGTGTGCCCTGTGTGTGCCAAG GTCTCCATCACTTTTGACCCGTTTCTTTATCTGCCGGTGCCCTTGCCACAAAAGCAAAAGGTTCTCCCTGTCTTTTATTTCGCCCGAGAGCCCCACAGCAAGCCCATTAAG TTCCTAGTGAGCGTCAGCAAGGAGAACTCCACTGCCAGTGAAGTATTGGACTCCCTCTCTCAAAGCGTTCGTGTGAAGCCTGAGAATCTGCGTTTGGCGGAG GTAATTAAGAATCGTTTCCATCGTGTGTTCCTGCCCTCCCACTCACTGGACACTGTGTCCCCATCTGATATGCTCCTCTGCTTTGAGCTGTTATCCCCAGAGTTGGCTAAGGAGCGGGTAGTGGTGCTAGAGGTGCAACAG CGCCCCCAGGTGCCCAGCGTCCCCATCTCCAAGTGTGCAGCCTGCCAGCGGAAGCAACAGTCGGAGGATGAAAAGCTGAAGCGCTGTACCCGGTGCTACCGTGTGGGCTACTGCAACCA GCTCTGCCAGAAAACCCACTGGCCTGACCACAAGGGCCTCTGCCGACCTGAGAACATTGGCTACCCCTTCCTGGTCAGTGTACCTGCCTCACGCCTCACTTATGCCCGCCTTGCTCAGCTGCTAGAGGGCTATGCCCG GTACTCTGTGAGTGTGTTCCAGCCACCCTTTCAGCCTGGCCGCATGGCCTTGGAGTCTCAGAGCCCTGGCTGCACCACACTGCTCTCCACTGGCTCCCTGGAGGCTGGGGACAGTGAGAGGGACCCCATTCAGCCACCTGAGCTCCAGCTGGTGACCCCTATGGCTGAGGGGGACACAGGGCTTCCCCGGGTGTGGGCAGCCCCTGACCGGGGTCCTGTGCCCAGCACCAGTGGAATTTCTTCTGAGATACTGGCCAGTGGGCCCACTGAGGTTGGCTCCTTGCCTGCTGGCGAGAGGGTGTCCCGACCCGAAG CCGCTGTGCCTGGGTACCAGCACCCAAGTGAAGCTATGAATGCCCACACACCAcagttcttcatctataaaattgacTCATCCAACCGAGAGCAGCGGCTAGAGGACAAAG GAGACACCCCACTGGAGCTGGGTGACGATTGTAGCCTGGCTCTCGTCTGGAGGAACAATGAGCGTTTGCAGGAGTTTGTGTTGGTAGCCTCCAAGGAGCTGGAATGTGCTGAGGATCCAGGCTCTGCCGGTGAGGCTGCCCGGGCCGGCCACTTCACCCTGGACCAGTGCCTCAACCTCTTCACACGGCCTGAGGTGCTGGCACCCGAGGAGGCCTG GTACTGCCCACAGTGCAAACAGCACCGTGAGGCCTCCAAGCAGCTGTTGCTATGGCGCCTGCCAAATGTTCTCATCGTGCAGCTCAAGCGCTTCTCCTTTCGTAGTTTTATCTGGCGTGACAAGATCAATGACTTGGTGGAGTTCCCTGTTCG GAACCTGGACCTGAGCAAGTTCTGCATTGGTCAGAAAGAGGAGCAGCTGCCCAGCTATGATCTGTATGCTGTCATCAACCACTATGGAGGCATGATTGGTGGCCACTACACTGCCTGTGCACGCCTGCCCAATGATCGTAGCAGTCAGCGCAGTGACGTGG GCTGGCGCTTGTTTGATGACAGCACGGTGACAACGGTAGACGAGAGCCAGGTTGTGACGCGTTATGCCTATGTACTCTTCTACCGCCGGCGGAACTCTCCTGTGGAGAGGCCCCCCAGGGCAGGTCACTCTGAGCACCACCCAGACCTAGGCCCTGCAGCTGAGGCTGCTGCCAGCCAG GGACTAGGCCCTGGCCAGGCCCCCGAGGTGGCCCCCATGCGGACAGCCCCTGAACGCTTCGCCCCCCCTGTGGATCGGCCAGCCCCCACCTACAGCAACATGGAGGAGGTGGATTAG
- the LOC105480427 gene encoding ubiquitin carboxyl-terminal hydrolase 19 isoform X17, protein MSGGASATGPRRGPPGLEDATSKKRQKDRANQESKDGDPRKETGSRYVAQAGLELLASGDPSASASCAAGITGSCHHSRLFFPSLSGSASTPREEQTKEGACEDPHDLLATPPPELLLDWRQSAEEVIVKLHVGVGPLQLEDIDAAFTDTDCVVRFAGGQQWGGVFYAEIKSSCAKVQTRKGSLLHLTLPKKVPMLTWPSLLKPLGTQELVPGLQCQENGQELSPTALEPGPEPHRAKQEARNQKRAQGRGEVGSGAGPGAQAGPSAKRAVHLCRGPEGEGSRDDPGPRGDAPPFVADPATQVEADEQLCIPPVNPQTCLLGSEENLALLAGEKAVSPGNDPVSPAVVRSRNSGKDDRAKEEMAVAADAATLVDEPESMVNLAFVKNDSYEKGPDSVVVHVYVKEICRDTSRVLFREQDFTLIFQTRDGNFLRLHPGCGPHTIFRWQVKLRNLIEPEQCTFCFTASRIDICLRKRQSQRWGGLEAPATRGAVGGAKVAVPTGPTPLDSTPPGGAPHPLTGQEEARAMEKDKSKARSEDTGLESVATRTPMEHVTPKPETHLASPKPTCMVPPMPHSPVSGDSVEEEEEEEKKVCLPGFTGLVNLGNTCFMNSVIQSLSNTRELRDFFHDRSFEAEINYNNPLGTGGRLAIGFAVLLRALWKGTHHAFQPSKLKAIVASKASQFTGYAQHDAQEFMAFLLDGLHEDLNRIQNKPYTETVDSDGRPDEVVAEEAWQRHKMRNDSFIVDLFQGQYKSKLVCPVCAKVSITFDPFLYLPVPLPQKQKVLPVFYFAREPHSKPIKFLVSVSKENSTASEVLDSLSQSVRVKPENLRLAEVIKNRFHRVFLPSHSLDTVSPSDMLLCFELLSPELAKERVVVLEVQQRPQVPSVPISKCAACQRKQQSEDEKLKRCTRCYRVGYCNQLCQKTHWPDHKGLCRPENIGYPFLVSVPASRLTYARLAQLLEGYARYSVSVFQPPFQPGRMALESQSPGCTTLLSTGSLEAGDSERDPIQPPELQLVTPMAEGDTGLPRVWAAPDRGPVPSTSGISSEILASGPTEVGSLPAGERVSRPEAAVPGYQHPSEAMNAHTPQFFIYKIDSSNREQRLEDKGDTPLELGDDCSLALVWRNNERLQEFVLVASKELECAEDPGSAGEAARAGHFTLDQCLNLFTRPEVLAPEEAWYCPQCKQHREASKQLLLWRLPNVLIVQLKRFSFRSFIWRDKINDLVEFPVRNLDLSKFCIGQKEEQLPSYDLYAVINHYGGMIGGHYTACARLPNDRSSQRSDVGWRLFDDSTVTTVDESQVVTRYAYVLFYRRRNSPVERPPRAGHSEHHPDLGPAAEAAASQGLGPGQAPEVAPMRTAPERFAPPVDRPAPTYSNMEEVD, encoded by the exons ATGTCTGGCGGGGCCAGTGCCACAGGCCCAAGGAGAGGGCCCCCAGGACTGGAGGACGCAACTAGTAAGAAGAGGCAGAAGGATCGAGCAAACCAGGAGAGCAAGGATGGAGATCCTAGGAAAG agacagggtctcgatatgttgcccaggctggtcttgaacttctggcctcaggtgatccttctgcctcagcctcctgcgcagctgggatcacaggctcatgccaccattcccggctgtTCTTTCCTTCATTGTCAGGGTCAGCATCCACTCCTCGGGAGGAGCAGACCAAAGAGG GAGCTTGTGAAGACCCTCATGATCTCTTGGCTACTCCCCCTCCAGAGTTGTTGCTCGattggaggcagagtgcagaagAGGTGATTGTCAAGCTTCATGTGGGAGTAGGTCCCTTGCAGCTGGAGGATATAGATGCTGCTTTCACAGATACGGACTGTGTGGTGCGGTTTGCAG GTGGTCAGCAGTGGGGTGGTGTCTTCTATGCTGAGATAAAAAGCTCTTGTGCTAAAGTGCAAACCCGCAAGGGTAGTCTCCTGCACCTGACACTGCCCAAAAAGGTGCCTATGCTCACGTGGCCCTCCCTCCTG AAACCTCTAGGGACCCAGGAGCTGGTGCCGGGGCTGCAGTGCCAGGAGAATGGGCAGGAACTGTCTCCCACTGCCCTGGAGCCAGGCCCTGAGCCCCACCGGGCTAAGCAGGAGGCCCGGAACCAGAAGCGGGCCCAGGGCCGTGGTGAGGTAGGCTCAGGGGCTGGCCCCGGGGCCCAGGCAGGGCCCAGCGCCAAGAGGGCTGTGCATCTCTGCAGAGGGCCAGAGGGGGAGGGGTCCAGGGATGACCCTGGACCCCGGGGTGATGCCCCACCCTTCGTGGCTGACCCGGCCACTCAG GTTGAGGCTGATGAACAGCTTTGCATACCACCGGTGAACCCCCAaacctgcctcctgggctcagaggaGAATTTAGCCCTTTTGGCAGGAGAGAAAGCAGTGTCTCCTGGGAATGACCCAGTCTCTCCAGCCGTGGTCCGGAGCAGAAACTCTGGGAAAGATGACCGTGCCAAGGAGGAGATGGCAGTGGCAGCAGATGCTGCAACCTTGGTGGATG AGCCCGAGTCGATGGTGAACCTGGCATTTGTCAAGAATGACTCGTATGAGAAGGGCCCGGATTCAGTGGTGGTGCACGTGTACGTGAAGGAGATCTGCAGGGACACCTCGAGAGTACTTTTTCGTGAGCAGGACTTCACACTCATCTTCCAGACCAG GGATGGAAACTTCCTGAGGCTGCACCCAGGCTGTGGGCCCCACACCATCTTCCGTTGGCAGGTGAAGCTCAG GAATCTGATTGAGCCAGAGCAGTGCACCTTCTGTTTCACGGCTTCTCGCATCGACATCTGCCTTCGTAAGAGGCAGAGTCAGCGCTGGGGGGGCCTGGAGGCCCCGGCTACACGAG GTGCAGTGGGTGGTGCAAAGGTTGCCGTGCCGACAGGTCCAACCCCTCTGGATTCAACCCCACCAGGAGGtgctccccaccccctgacaggccagGAGGAGGCCCGGGCTATGGAGAAGGATAAATCCAAGGCACGATCTGAGGACACAGGGCTAGAGAGTGTGGCAACCCGCACACCTATGGAGCATGTAACCCCAAAGCCAGAGACACACCTGGCGTCG CCCAAGCCTACATGTATGGTGCCTCCCATGCCCCACAGCCCAGTTAGTGGAGATAgcgtggaggaggaggaagaggaagagaagaaagtgtGTCTGCCAGGCTTCACTGGCCTTGTCAATTTAGGCAACACCTGCTTCATGAACAGCGTCATTCAGTCTCTGTCCAACACTCGGGAACTCCGGGACTTCTTCCATG ACCGCTCCTTTGAGGCTGAGATCAACTACAACAACCCACTAGGGACTGGTGGGCGTCTGGCCATTGGCTTTGCTGTGCTGCTTCGGGCGCTGTGGAAGGGCACCCACCATGCCTTCCAGCCTTCCAAGTTGAAG GCCATTGTGGCGAGTAAGGCCAGCCAGTTCACAGGCTATGCGCAGCATGATGCCCAGGAGTTCATGGCTTTCCTGCTGGATGGGCTGCACGAGGACCTGAATCGCATTCAGAACAAGCCCTACACAGAGACCGTGGACTCAGATGGGCGACCCGATGAG GTGGTAGCTGAGGAAGCATGGCAGCGGCACAAGATGAGGAATGACTCTTTCATCGTGGACCTATTTCAGGGGCAGTACAAGTCGAAGCTGGTGTGCCCTGTGTGTGCCAAG GTCTCCATCACTTTTGACCCGTTTCTTTATCTGCCGGTGCCCTTGCCACAAAAGCAAAAGGTTCTCCCTGTCTTTTATTTCGCCCGAGAGCCCCACAGCAAGCCCATTAAG TTCCTAGTGAGCGTCAGCAAGGAGAACTCCACTGCCAGTGAAGTATTGGACTCCCTCTCTCAAAGCGTTCGTGTGAAGCCTGAGAATCTGCGTTTGGCGGAG GTAATTAAGAATCGTTTCCATCGTGTGTTCCTGCCCTCCCACTCACTGGACACTGTGTCCCCATCTGATATGCTCCTCTGCTTTGAGCTGTTATCCCCAGAGTTGGCTAAGGAGCGGGTAGTGGTGCTAGAGGTGCAACAG CGCCCCCAGGTGCCCAGCGTCCCCATCTCCAAGTGTGCAGCCTGCCAGCGGAAGCAACAGTCGGAGGATGAAAAGCTGAAGCGCTGTACCCGGTGCTACCGTGTGGGCTACTGCAACCA GCTCTGCCAGAAAACCCACTGGCCTGACCACAAGGGCCTCTGCCGACCTGAGAACATTGGCTACCCCTTCCTGGTCAGTGTACCTGCCTCACGCCTCACTTATGCCCGCCTTGCTCAGCTGCTAGAGGGCTATGCCCG GTACTCTGTGAGTGTGTTCCAGCCACCCTTTCAGCCTGGCCGCATGGCCTTGGAGTCTCAGAGCCCTGGCTGCACCACACTGCTCTCCACTGGCTCCCTGGAGGCTGGGGACAGTGAGAGGGACCCCATTCAGCCACCTGAGCTCCAGCTGGTGACCCCTATGGCTGAGGGGGACACAGGGCTTCCCCGGGTGTGGGCAGCCCCTGACCGGGGTCCTGTGCCCAGCACCAGTGGAATTTCTTCTGAGATACTGGCCAGTGGGCCCACTGAGGTTGGCTCCTTGCCTGCTGGCGAGAGGGTGTCCCGACCCGAAG CCGCTGTGCCTGGGTACCAGCACCCAAGTGAAGCTATGAATGCCCACACACCAcagttcttcatctataaaattgacTCATCCAACCGAGAGCAGCGGCTAGAGGACAAAG GAGACACCCCACTGGAGCTGGGTGACGATTGTAGCCTGGCTCTCGTCTGGAGGAACAATGAGCGTTTGCAGGAGTTTGTGTTGGTAGCCTCCAAGGAGCTGGAATGTGCTGAGGATCCAGGCTCTGCCGGTGAGGCTGCCCGGGCCGGCCACTTCACCCTGGACCAGTGCCTCAACCTCTTCACACGGCCTGAGGTGCTGGCACCCGAGGAGGCCTG GTACTGCCCACAGTGCAAACAGCACCGTGAGGCCTCCAAGCAGCTGTTGCTATGGCGCCTGCCAAATGTTCTCATCGTGCAGCTCAAGCGCTTCTCCTTTCGTAGTTTTATCTGGCGTGACAAGATCAATGACTTGGTGGAGTTCCCTGTTCG GAACCTGGACCTGAGCAAGTTCTGCATTGGTCAGAAAGAGGAGCAGCTGCCCAGCTATGATCTGTATGCTGTCATCAACCACTATGGAGGCATGATTGGTGGCCACTACACTGCCTGTGCACGCCTGCCCAATGATCGTAGCAGTCAGCGCAGTGACGTGG GCTGGCGCTTGTTTGATGACAGCACGGTGACAACGGTAGACGAGAGCCAGGTTGTGACGCGTTATGCCTATGTACTCTTCTACCGCCGGCGGAACTCTCCTGTGGAGAGGCCCCCCAGGGCAGGTCACTCTGAGCACCACCCAGACCTAGGCCCTGCAGCTGAGGCTGCTGCCAGCCAG GGACTAGGCCCTGGCCAGGCCCCCGAGGTGGCCCCCATGCGGACAGCCCCTGAACGCTTCGCCCCCCCTGTGGATCGGCCAGCCCCCACCTACAGCAACATGGAGGAGGTGGATTAG